A genomic window from Flavobacterium sp. I3-2 includes:
- the hemL gene encoding glutamate-1-semialdehyde 2,1-aminomutase, with protein MLYQRSSQLFLEAQKVIPGGVNSPVRAFKSVGGTPIFVKEAKGAYLYDEDGNRLIDYINSWGPMLLGHAYEPVVNAVVEKAKKGTSFGMPTEIETEIAALAVSMVPNIDKIRFVNSGTEACMSAVRLARGFTGREKIIKFRGCYHGHSDSFLISAGSGLSTFGVPNSPGVTKGTAQDTLLADYNNLDSVKELFDLNKNEIACIIIEPVAGNMGCVPAINGFLEGLRSLCDANGALLIFDEVMTGFRLAKGGAQELFGINADIVTFGKVIGGGLPVGAFAARNEIMDYLSPVGPVYQAGTLSGNPLAMAAGLAMLQEINKDTELFNRLDEKTAYLEKGIRQVLTKNNVEHVINRVGSMISIFFCGGEVTDFETAGKGDTPYFKDFFHKLVENGVYIAPSSYETWFITDALSYADLDETIRVIDKVTKEI; from the coding sequence ATGTTGTATCAAAGAAGTAGTCAATTATTTTTAGAAGCACAAAAAGTAATTCCTGGAGGAGTGAATTCGCCAGTTAGAGCTTTTAAATCTGTTGGAGGCACTCCAATCTTTGTTAAAGAAGCTAAAGGTGCTTATTTGTATGATGAGGATGGAAATAGATTGATTGATTACATCAATTCTTGGGGGCCGATGTTACTAGGTCATGCTTATGAACCTGTAGTTAATGCGGTTGTTGAAAAAGCTAAAAAAGGAACTTCGTTTGGTATGCCAACTGAAATTGAAACTGAAATCGCAGCATTAGCTGTTTCGATGGTTCCAAATATTGATAAAATTCGTTTTGTAAATTCAGGGACAGAAGCTTGTATGAGCGCGGTTCGTTTAGCAAGAGGATTTACAGGACGTGAAAAGATTATTAAATTTAGAGGTTGTTACCACGGACATTCAGATTCGTTTTTGATTTCAGCAGGAAGTGGATTAAGTACTTTTGGTGTGCCTAATAGTCCTGGAGTTACCAAAGGAACAGCACAGGATACTTTATTGGCAGATTACAATAATTTAGATTCAGTAAAAGAATTATTCGATTTAAATAAAAATGAAATTGCTTGTATCATCATTGAGCCAGTTGCTGGAAATATGGGTTGCGTACCTGCAATTAATGGTTTTTTAGAAGGACTTCGTTCTCTTTGTGATGCCAACGGTGCATTATTGATTTTTGATGAAGTGATGACAGGTTTTAGACTTGCAAAAGGTGGCGCTCAAGAACTTTTTGGAATTAATGCTGATATCGTAACTTTTGGGAAAGTAATTGGTGGAGGATTACCAGTTGGTGCTTTTGCTGCTCGTAATGAAATTATGGATTATTTATCTCCAGTTGGTCCAGTTTATCAAGCAGGAACATTATCAGGAAATCCATTGGCAATGGCTGCTGGTCTAGCTATGTTGCAAGAGATTAATAAAGATACTGAGTTATTCAATCGTTTAGATGAGAAAACAGCTTATTTAGAAAAAGGTATTCGTCAAGTTTTAACTAAAAATAATGTCGAACACGTAATTAATAGAGTAGGTTCTATGATTTCGATTTTCTTTTGTGGAGGAGAAGTTACCGATTTTGAAACTGCCGGAAAAGGAGATACACCTTATTTCAAAGACTTCTTTCATAAATTAGTTGAAAATGGAGTTTATATTGCGCCATCTTCATATGAAACTTGGTTTATAACCGATGCTTTGTCTTATGCAGATTTAGATGAAACTATTCGAGTTATAGATAAAGTAACTAAAGAAATATGA
- the lysS gene encoding lysine--tRNA ligase: MQLSEQEIIRREKLSKLKELGINPYPANLFPVNHTSKQVKETFEEGKKVIVAGRLMSVRDQGKASFAELQDAEGRIQLYLNRDVICLDEDKTLYNQVFKKLIDLGDFIGIEGELFTTQVGAKCIRVSNITLLSKTLRPLPLPKVDEEGHVFDAFTDPELRYRMRYVDLVVNPQVKDVFVKRTKLFTAMRDFFNRAGYMEVETPVLQSIPGGAAARPFITHHNALDIPLYMRIANELYLKRLIVGGFDGVYEFAKNFRNEGMDRTHNPEFTVMEIYVAYKDYNWMMEFTENLLEYCALQVNGTTESNFGEHNINFKAPYARVTMTDAIKQFTGFDITGKSEQEIFKAAKAMGIDVNETMGKGKLIDEIFGEKCEGNFIQPTFITDYPKDMSPLTKEHRDNPELTERFELMVCGKEIANAYSELNDPIDQRERFEAQMALSERGDDEAMFIDQDFLRALEYGMPPTSGLGIGMDRLIMFLTNNPSIQEVLFFPQMRPEKPAPTFELSAEEKIIVGILEKNENRFDLVQLKLEAGLSGKKWDASMKNLAKHGLTSVEVNGDNKTVVLK, encoded by the coding sequence ATGCAACTTTCAGAACAAGAAATCATCAGAAGAGAGAAATTGAGCAAGTTAAAAGAACTTGGCATCAATCCATATCCAGCTAATTTGTTTCCAGTAAATCATACTTCGAAGCAAGTCAAGGAAACTTTTGAAGAAGGTAAGAAGGTTATTGTTGCAGGTCGTTTAATGAGTGTTCGCGACCAAGGAAAAGCTTCTTTTGCAGAATTACAAGATGCTGAAGGTCGAATTCAGTTATATTTAAACAGAGACGTAATTTGTCTTGACGAAGACAAAACATTATACAACCAAGTTTTCAAAAAATTAATCGATTTAGGAGATTTTATTGGAATCGAAGGTGAATTATTCACAACACAAGTTGGTGCAAAATGTATTCGTGTATCAAATATTACGCTATTAAGCAAAACATTAAGACCGCTTCCGCTTCCAAAAGTGGATGAAGAAGGCCATGTTTTTGATGCTTTTACAGACCCAGAATTACGTTACCGTATGCGTTACGTCGATTTAGTTGTAAATCCTCAAGTAAAAGACGTTTTTGTTAAAAGAACAAAGCTTTTCACTGCTATGCGCGACTTTTTTAACCGTGCTGGATATATGGAAGTTGAAACTCCGGTTTTACAATCAATTCCTGGAGGAGCAGCTGCACGACCATTCATCACACATCACAACGCATTAGACATTCCATTATACATGCGTATCGCAAATGAGTTATATCTAAAAAGATTAATTGTTGGTGGATTTGACGGTGTTTACGAATTTGCTAAAAACTTCCGCAACGAAGGAATGGACCGTACACACAATCCAGAATTTACTGTTATGGAAATCTATGTAGCTTACAAAGACTACAACTGGATGATGGAGTTCACAGAGAATCTTTTAGAATACTGTGCGCTACAAGTTAACGGAACTACAGAATCTAATTTTGGAGAACATAATATTAATTTTAAAGCACCATACGCGCGTGTAACGATGACCGATGCGATTAAGCAATTCACTGGTTTTGATATTACGGGTAAATCTGAGCAAGAAATTTTCAAAGCTGCAAAAGCAATGGGAATTGATGTGAACGAAACCATGGGTAAAGGAAAATTAATCGATGAGATTTTTGGTGAGAAATGCGAAGGAAACTTCATTCAACCAACTTTTATTACTGATTATCCAAAGGACATGTCACCTTTAACAAAAGAACATAGAGATAATCCTGAATTGACAGAACGTTTTGAGTTAATGGTTTGTGGAAAAGAAATTGCAAATGCATATTCTGAGCTTAACGACCCAATTGACCAACGCGAACGTTTCGAAGCGCAAATGGCACTTTCAGAACGTGGAGATGACGAAGCCATGTTTATTGACCAAGATTTCTTAAGAGCTCTAGAATATGGAATGCCTCCAACTTCTGGATTAGGAATTGGAATGGACCGATTAATTATGTTCTTAACAAACAATCCATCAATCCAAGAAGTATTATTTTTCCCTCAAATGCGACCAGAAAAACCTGCTCCTACATTTGAGTTATCTGCTGAAGAAAAAATTATCGTTGGCATTCTTGAGAAAAACGAAAACCGTTTTGATTTAGTACAACTTAAATTAGAAGCTGGCTTAAGCGGAAAGAAATGGGATGCTTCAATGAAAAATTTAGCAAAACATGGTTTAACTTCGGTTGAAGTTAACGGAGACAACAAAACAGTTGTTTTAAAATAA
- a CDS encoding YqaE/Pmp3 family membrane protein, with the protein MSIWRVLLAIIFPPLSILDKGCGSIVIVFLLTLAGWIPGVIAALIILNNPKYN; encoded by the coding sequence ATGAGTATTTGGCGCGTTTTGTTAGCGATTATTTTTCCTCCTTTGTCTATTTTAGATAAAGGATGTGGTTCTATAGTTATCGTTTTTTTATTGACTTTAGCAGGATGGATTCCTGGAGTAATTGCTGCATTAATTATTTTAAATAATCCCAAATACAATTGA
- the lipB gene encoding lipoyl(octanoyl) transferase LipB, which produces MNKKIIVKELGLKDYKETWDFQEALFQDILSIKSENRKNNTTIETPNYLLYVEHPHVYTLGKSGDMSNMLLSESQLAEKGATFYKINRGGDITYHGPGQVVGYPIFDLENFFTDIHKYLRFLEEAIILTLAEYGVKGTRSEGETGVWIDVGTPFARKICAMGVRASRWVTMHGFALNVNSDLGYFDHIIPCGIRGKAVATLNNELGVKFVDEQEVKEKITKHLMNLFKV; this is translated from the coding sequence ATGAATAAAAAGATTATAGTTAAAGAGCTTGGTTTAAAAGATTATAAAGAAACTTGGGATTTTCAAGAAGCTTTATTTCAAGATATTTTGTCCATAAAGTCTGAAAACCGAAAAAACAATACAACAATTGAAACACCGAATTATTTACTTTATGTCGAACATCCACATGTTTATACGTTAGGAAAGAGTGGAGATATGTCGAATATGTTATTAAGTGAATCGCAATTGGCAGAAAAAGGTGCGACTTTTTATAAAATTAATCGCGGAGGTGATATTACTTATCATGGACCTGGACAAGTTGTAGGTTACCCGATTTTTGATTTGGAAAATTTCTTTACTGATATTCATAAATATTTGCGTTTTTTAGAAGAGGCTATTATTTTAACGCTTGCAGAATATGGTGTGAAAGGGACAAGGAGTGAAGGAGAGACTGGAGTTTGGATTGATGTAGGAACACCATTTGCTAGAAAAATATGCGCCATGGGAGTGCGAGCTTCTCGTTGGGTTACGATGCACGGCTTCGCTCTAAATGTAAATTCCGATTTAGGTTATTTTGACCATATTATTCCGTGTGGAATTCGTGGTAAAGCAGTTGCGACTTTAAATAATGAATTGGGTGTAAAATTTGTCGATGAACAAGAAGTAAAAGAAAAAATCACAAAGCATTTAATGAATTTGTTTAAAGTGTAA
- a CDS encoding SusC/RagA family TonB-linked outer membrane protein gives MKQNVIFKLMLICSIFSFQFSLAQEKEIVSGKVTSGGVPVFGVDVVISSTQEGVNTDENGAYSIKVTKGDVLTFSFIGMKTETRTVGTSKIINVNLVEEEGMLEEIVILGYGQKKNKNEVTGNVVKISGEEISKAPMVSADQALQGKVAGLQIAGDSGTPGSSQQIRIRGMNSISSSNDLLIVIDGVPVNNFNLSGNSKESSSFSALSTINSNDIESMTVLKDAGATSVYGARGANGVILITTKRGKVGQTRYEFSSSVGIQNLAVKGPRSLSGEEKYNYLLEAYNNTFNGGGAFDPNLVYQQLIADYPVETAPLQNWINSGKPVNDWNKMMQNKNALVSIINLSATGGDEKSNFYASLGYNKTEGTVIGSDFRRVTGMFTFDRKLSDRIDFAFSANVSNVKQEGIFEQGAFFSNPNLIRYFMSPWNPAYNSDGSLNIDSDYLSGLHNPLYTLPNNINVNDVIRIINNNRLSYKITENFKFTTQFSNDFTYAFYRNYANPIHGDGQGIDGQASNSTQTFYRYNTQNSFDYRFYLGDDHKFDTKVLMEYEKLKINYLYGYGQNIPVGFNMLGNASANYNAFARFDDEANLSFLGLLNYSFQNKYLLDASIRREGNSKFNPDDRWGTFWSVGLGWNIMNEDFLIENQTISTLRLRGSYGTSGNSGIGRNLYQNLLETDRYDGQTGFVPKQLGDKITWEKVAKTDIGLNFGFLNDRITGSIAYYQSLTTDLLLNFPISKTTGYTSILKNTGDMKNTGLEFEFSAKVIDTDKFSWTLFGNVGTVKNKVISMPLDPLGKKMTIYGSFNGIEEGHMLREWRMREYAGVDSQTGDPLWYVDGKGGATTNVYNDAKVAWIGESALPTYTGGFGTQVEFNNFFAGASFVFSGGNKVYEDWGLYVQGTTATSLLNYNSTDYISDRWQQPGDVTDVPKLTFGGNDAHRPSTRFLKDGDYIRLRDVSFGYNFDSNDLKQLNISGLTLSVRGTNLYTWTKDKSLKYDPEVGSNAGDGSYGYVSFVSPPVKSIIFSVNVKF, from the coding sequence ATGAAACAAAATGTAATTTTTAAACTTATGTTGATTTGTTCAATATTTAGTTTTCAGTTTTCATTAGCCCAAGAAAAGGAAATTGTTTCTGGTAAAGTAACTTCTGGAGGAGTGCCTGTTTTTGGAGTTGATGTGGTTATCTCAAGTACACAAGAAGGTGTAAATACGGATGAAAATGGAGCTTATTCGATAAAAGTAACTAAAGGGGATGTTCTTACTTTTAGTTTTATTGGAATGAAAACCGAGACAAGAACAGTTGGGACTTCTAAAATTATAAATGTAAATCTAGTTGAAGAAGAAGGGATGCTCGAGGAAATTGTGATTTTGGGTTATGGTCAGAAAAAAAATAAAAATGAAGTTACTGGAAATGTAGTTAAAATTTCAGGAGAAGAAATTAGTAAAGCTCCTATGGTTTCGGCAGATCAAGCACTTCAAGGTAAAGTAGCTGGTTTACAAATTGCAGGTGATTCAGGAACGCCAGGTTCGTCTCAGCAGATTCGTATTCGTGGTATGAATTCTATTTCATCTAGTAATGATCTGTTAATTGTTATTGATGGAGTACCAGTCAATAATTTTAATCTTTCTGGAAATAGTAAAGAGTCTTCTTCTTTTTCTGCTTTGTCAACTATCAATAGTAATGATATAGAATCTATGACCGTTTTAAAAGATGCAGGTGCAACTTCTGTTTACGGAGCTAGAGGTGCAAATGGAGTAATTTTAATTACGACTAAAAGAGGAAAAGTTGGTCAAACTAGATATGAGTTTTCTTCTTCAGTAGGTATTCAAAACTTAGCTGTTAAAGGGCCTAGAAGTTTGTCTGGTGAAGAAAAATACAATTACCTTTTAGAGGCTTATAATAATACTTTTAACGGAGGTGGGGCTTTTGATCCTAATTTAGTGTATCAACAGTTAATAGCTGATTATCCAGTTGAAACGGCGCCTCTTCAAAATTGGATTAATTCAGGAAAGCCTGTAAATGATTGGAATAAAATGATGCAAAATAAAAATGCATTAGTTAGTATTATCAATCTTTCGGCAACTGGTGGAGATGAAAAATCAAATTTTTATGCATCACTTGGATATAATAAAACCGAAGGAACGGTTATTGGATCAGATTTTAGACGTGTAACTGGAATGTTTACTTTTGATAGGAAATTGTCTGATAGAATTGATTTTGCTTTTAGTGCAAATGTTTCAAATGTTAAGCAGGAAGGTATTTTTGAGCAAGGAGCCTTTTTTTCTAATCCTAATTTAATTAGATATTTTATGAGTCCTTGGAATCCTGCATATAATTCTGATGGTTCATTGAATATAGATAGCGATTATCTTTCGGGTCTTCACAATCCATTATATACTTTACCTAATAATATAAATGTAAATGATGTAATAAGAATTATTAATAATAATAGGCTTTCATATAAAATAACTGAAAATTTTAAATTCACTACTCAATTTTCCAATGATTTTACTTATGCTTTCTATAGAAATTATGCAAATCCAATTCATGGAGATGGACAAGGTATAGATGGTCAAGCATCAAATTCAACACAAACGTTTTATAGATATAATACTCAGAATAGTTTTGATTATAGATTTTATTTGGGTGATGATCATAAATTCGACACGAAAGTTTTAATGGAATATGAAAAGCTTAAAATAAACTATTTATACGGTTACGGACAAAATATACCAGTCGGATTTAATATGTTGGGTAATGCCTCTGCAAATTATAACGCTTTTGCACGTTTCGACGACGAAGCTAATTTATCATTCTTAGGTTTGTTAAACTATTCGTTTCAAAATAAATATTTGTTAGATGCTTCGATTAGAAGAGAGGGTAATTCTAAGTTTAATCCTGATGATCGTTGGGGGACTTTTTGGTCTGTTGGTTTAGGATGGAATATTATGAATGAAGATTTCTTAATCGAAAATCAAACAATTTCAACTTTGCGGTTAAGAGGTTCTTATGGAACTTCAGGTAACTCTGGTATCGGAAGAAACTTGTATCAAAATTTATTAGAAACAGATCGATATGATGGACAAACTGGCTTTGTTCCTAAACAATTAGGAGATAAAATTACTTGGGAGAAAGTAGCAAAAACAGATATAGGTTTAAATTTCGGGTTTTTAAATGATAGAATTACTGGTTCTATTGCATATTACCAATCTTTAACGACAGATTTGTTGTTGAATTTTCCTATTTCTAAAACAACTGGATATACAAGTATTCTTAAGAATACAGGAGATATGAAAAATACTGGACTTGAATTCGAATTTAGTGCTAAAGTAATCGATACAGATAAGTTTTCATGGACGCTTTTTGGAAATGTAGGTACAGTTAAGAATAAAGTGATATCGATGCCATTGGATCCATTAGGTAAGAAAATGACTATCTACGGATCGTTTAATGGTATTGAAGAAGGACATATGCTTAGAGAATGGCGTATGAGAGAATATGCAGGAGTAGATTCTCAAACAGGAGACCCACTTTGGTATGTAGATGGAAAAGGTGGAGCTACTACTAATGTTTACAATGATGCAAAAGTAGCTTGGATAGGTGAAAGTGCTTTGCCAACTTATACTGGAGGTTTTGGTACTCAGGTTGAGTTTAATAATTTCTTTGCAGGTGCAAGTTTTGTGTTTTCAGGAGGAAATAAAGTGTATGAAGATTGGGGACTTTATGTTCAAGGTACTACAGCTACTTCTTTGTTGAATTATAATTCAACAGATTATATTAGCGATCGTTGGCAACAGCCAGGTGATGTAACAGATGTTCCAAAATTAACTTTCGGAGGTAATGATGCACATCGTCCATCAACACGCTTCTTAAAAGATGGTGATTATATAAGACTTAGAGATGTTTCTTTTGGATATAATTTTGATTCAAATGATTTAAAACAACTTAATATTTCTGGTTTGACTCTTTCTGTAAGAGGTACAAATTTATATACATGGACAAAAGATAAATCTTTAAAATATGACCCAGAAGTCGGTTCAAATGCAGGAGATGGATCTTACGGATATGTAAGCTTTGTGTCACCTCCCGTAAAATCAATTATTTTTTCAGTTAACGTTAAATTTTAA
- a CDS encoding RagB/SusD family nutrient uptake outer membrane protein, which translates to MKKIIIKISLFSMVALALFSCSKDSLEPELSVDRDLNTEPLKSESDLDFVANGMYKKMRDVAYYGRDYIIFNEARTDDAYSIGSSNRFVTVSEMRVNIGDAYSADTWIAIYKTILNANLIINANEVVGDQDRINDYKGQALVARSMGHFDLLKLYGQQHIDGQGGVNALAIPYVTYAVANSEEALGVNTTRKTFAEVRNLIYQDLDEAIDLITLNTNKVKITKQMALGLKSRVALYFATFYPEDYQVALDAANDAIAEGGLVIPEASFASQFTGNIINVNSVFELSMPSNDNLGNESLFEIYNGNAYGDIVAQSQVTSLFDPTDIRLTIVAQEGANLRNVGKYTTYSDNVVVMRLEEIILNAAEASAHISPANVLGYLNQIRAERGVSPLTTATLNDVLLERRKELMFEGFRFDDLMRLRMTVPSNPRMTEIYPYGHFRIAFPIPLTEINASAMTQNEGY; encoded by the coding sequence ATGAAAAAGATAATAATAAAAATTAGTTTATTCTCTATGGTAGCTTTGGCTCTTTTTTCGTGCTCTAAAGATAGTTTAGAGCCTGAATTGTCAGTAGATAGAGATTTAAATACTGAACCATTAAAAAGTGAGTCTGATTTGGATTTTGTAGCGAATGGGATGTATAAAAAAATGAGAGACGTAGCTTATTATGGTAGAGATTATATCATTTTTAATGAAGCAAGAACTGATGATGCTTATTCGATAGGTTCTTCAAATCGTTTTGTTACTGTTTCTGAAATGCGCGTAAATATAGGAGATGCTTACTCTGCCGATACATGGATAGCTATATATAAAACGATATTAAATGCAAATTTAATTATTAATGCTAATGAAGTTGTAGGGGATCAGGATAGAATTAATGATTATAAAGGACAGGCACTTGTAGCTCGTTCTATGGGACATTTTGATTTGTTAAAACTATATGGGCAACAACATATAGATGGACAAGGTGGTGTTAATGCATTGGCTATACCTTATGTAACATATGCTGTTGCGAATTCTGAAGAAGCTTTAGGAGTAAATACTACTAGAAAAACTTTTGCCGAGGTTAGAAATTTAATTTATCAAGATTTAGATGAAGCTATTGATTTAATAACGCTTAATACAAATAAAGTTAAGATAACTAAACAAATGGCTTTAGGGTTAAAATCTCGAGTGGCATTATATTTTGCTACATTTTATCCTGAGGATTATCAAGTAGCTTTGGATGCTGCAAATGACGCTATTGCAGAAGGAGGTTTGGTTATTCCTGAAGCAAGTTTTGCTTCTCAATTTACAGGGAATATTATCAATGTAAATTCTGTTTTTGAGTTATCAATGCCTTCTAATGATAATTTAGGTAATGAAAGTTTATTTGAAATTTATAACGGAAATGCTTATGGAGATATTGTTGCACAATCTCAAGTTACCAGTTTATTTGATCCAACTGATATAAGATTAACTATTGTAGCTCAAGAAGGTGCGAATTTGCGAAATGTTGGTAAGTATACAACTTATTCCGATAATGTTGTGGTTATGCGTTTAGAGGAAATAATTTTAAATGCAGCTGAGGCTTCTGCTCATATTAGTCCTGCTAATGTACTTGGTTATTTGAATCAGATACGCGCAGAAAGAGGGGTTTCGCCTTTGACAACAGCTACGCTAAATGATGTTTTGTTAGAAAGAAGAAAAGAATTAATGTTTGAAGGATTTAGATTTGATGATTTAATGAGACTGAGAATGACTGTGCCTTCAAATCCAAGAATGACAGAAATATATCCTTATGGTCATTTTAGGATAGCTTTTCCGATTCCATTGACAGAAATAAATGCAAGTGCAATGACTCAGAACGAGGGATATTGA
- a CDS encoding transposase: MDDIVFKVREGSKVTNKTIYLAVGLIRDGKKEVLGMWLEKNESASFWLGVLTDLKARGVEDILITATDNLNGFTQTIKNVFPQSQTQICVVHQLRSNHEFRN; the protein is encoded by the coding sequence ATGGATGATATCGTCTTTAAAGTTCGTGAAGGTTCAAAGGTTACAAATAAGACAATTTATCTTGCTGTAGGATTGATCAGAGATGGTAAAAAAGAGGTTTTAGGTATGTGGTTAGAAAAAAATGAAAGTGCAAGTTTTTGGTTAGGTGTACTAACAGATTTAAAAGCACGCGGTGTGGAAGACATCTTAATTACAGCCACTGACAATTTAAATGGCTTTACTCAAACGATTAAAAATGTATTTCCTCAATCACAAACACAGATCTGTGTGGTTCATCAACTGCGAAGTAATCATGAATTCCGTAATTAA
- a CDS encoding transposase: MIVPKRQNMVDGLENVIVSLYAKGMSVNDIEGQIREMYNFDISTSTISR; encoded by the coding sequence ATGATTGTTCCTAAAAGACAAAACATGGTAGACGGATTAGAGAACGTAATTGTATCTTTATACGCTAAAGGAATGAGTGTTAACGATATTGAAGGACAAATTAGAGAAATGTACAATTTTGATATTTCTACGTCAACTATATCCCGATAA
- a CDS encoding ribonuclease HII, giving the protein MLELNKSNFKFEAGTDEAGRGCLAGPVTAAAVIIKDSTFLQNVNDSKQLNLKNRTILKKLIESEATFHAFSHIFENEIDEINILNASIKAMQDSISKLEIEPEFIIVDGNRFKPYKEIPYECIIKGDAKYLSIAAASIIAKTKRDEYMDLIHEEFPMYNWKQNKGYPTKEHRKAILEYGPCKYHRMSFRLLPKQLKLDL; this is encoded by the coding sequence ATGTTGGAATTAAATAAATCGAACTTTAAATTTGAAGCAGGTACCGATGAAGCTGGAAGAGGCTGTTTAGCTGGCCCTGTGACTGCCGCAGCTGTAATAATCAAAGATTCTACTTTTCTTCAAAATGTTAACGATTCAAAACAATTAAACCTTAAAAACAGAACAATCCTTAAAAAACTAATCGAATCAGAAGCAACATTTCATGCTTTTTCACATATTTTTGAAAATGAAATAGATGAGATTAATATTTTAAACGCATCTATAAAAGCAATGCAAGATTCTATTTCGAAACTGGAAATCGAACCTGAATTTATAATAGTTGACGGCAATCGTTTTAAACCATATAAAGAAATTCCTTACGAATGTATAATAAAAGGCGACGCTAAATACCTTAGTATTGCCGCAGCTTCGATTATTGCAAAAACAAAAAGAGACGAATACATGGATTTAATTCATGAAGAATTTCCGATGTATAACTGGAAACAAAACAAAGGTTATCCAACTAAAGAACATAGAAAAGCTATTCTCGAATACGGTCCATGCAAATACCACAGAATGTCATTTCGATTATTACCCAAACAACTAAAATTAGACTTATAA